Below is a genomic region from Streptomyces ferrugineus.
CGGGTGTGCCGCTGGTCGGCGGGGTCTGGCGGAAGGGCGCGCACGTAGGAAGCTGATCCCCGCAGTTGTCCATCACGACCGAATCGCGCTGGAGCAGCGTTGGTATGCGGGCCATGATCTCGAGCAAGTCATCGAGGCGGCCTGCCTCAGGTATTCAGATGTATTCTCGCGCATACGTCGAGCGCATCCTCGCAGCGACGCCCACCGAGACCGAGCGGGCCGAGCGAACGGCCCGGGCCGTGGCCTATGTGCGCGCCCACCTGCGGGAAGACCTCACCGAGGACGATGTGCGGGACGCGCGGGAGAGGCGGGCGGCGATCACTGCCGGCCAAGTGGGAAGTCGCAGGTGATCATTCTGGATCACACGGCGGTCCTTGCCCTCTGCCGCGGGCACCGGCTGCTCTCCGGGCTGGCCGTCGTAGAGGTTGACGATCCGGCCCGGCGTGCGCACGTTCCGGCCCTGTGCCTCGTCGCAGCCGGCCTGGAACGGCCTGGCGTGGCGGCGCATGTCGGAGCCTTGCCGGGTTTGGAGTTCCTGCCGCTCGATTTTGCAGGTACGGCCGCCGTCGAACAGGTGGTGTCCGCCGGGTTGGACTGGCCGTTCGGGCATGCGGTCTACGCCGCCGCCTCCGACACCGTTGAGGGGCGGATTCTGACGGCGACGCCCGAGGCCTATGACGGTACGGGGGTATGGGTGGTGGACATCGGAAAGCCGTGACGGCTGCGTAAGAGGTCCGTCACGACGCCCCCGCCCGCCACCGCTGGTCCTCCCGCCCCGACTCCCGCACCAGGGACAGCGACTTGTCGTCCCCCGGTGTCAGCGCATGGTCCAGGGCGATCCCGGGGCGGACCACCCCGCGGGAATCCACCCAGAACCTGAGGTTCTGCCCGTTGTATCCGTACACCGAGTCGCACGTCCAAATGCCGACGCCCCGGTACACGGAACCGCGGCTGTCCAGGCAGTAGTCGGGGTAGGCGTACGACTGCAGCACGCCGCGCGCGGAGTCGACGCGCCACCGTTGGTCGCGCGAGGACGTGCAGGTGGCCATGACCACGTTTGTGCCGTTCGCCGGGGCGCCGTCGATGTCCAGGCACAGGCCCGACGCGACGTTCACGACCTGGGCGTATGCACCGCCCGGCGGATATGTGGGGGAGGGCGGCGGCTTCGGGCGTGCCGTCTTCGTCGGCGTCGAACTCCGCGTGGGCGAGGGCGACTTGGAGCTCCGCGAGGGTGACGGCGACGAAGACGGTGACGGCGAGGACGCAGAGGCCGATGGTGTGGCCGACACCGTCGTGGTCACGGTCACCGCGACCGGCGGCACGCTCGCCGCGGTGCTCGCCGCACCCACCGGATCCGGCGACGACGTGTCGCCCTGTGTCGCCAGGAACGCCACCAGCGCCGCCCCGAGCGCCGCCGACACCAGCACGACCCGGCGCCGGTCCAGCGGCCGGCCCCGCCCGGCAGCGAGGCCCCCGGCCACCCGCTCAGCCGTCTGTGCCGCGCCCCCGGCCGCATACGCCGTCCCGCCCCACGGCAACAACCCCTCCGCCAGCGCCGTGCGCGGAGTGTCCCGCAGGGCCGACAACTCCTCGTACGCCGTCGTGCAGTGCGGGCAGCGGGCCATGTGGGCGCGCAGATCAGTGCTGTCGCGGGGGCTGTCGGGCCGTACGGACTCCTCGATGAGGCGGCCGAAGTCGCGGCAGGCGAGGTCGTCGGAGGCGGCGAGGCGGGCGCGCAGACACGCGCGGGAGAGCTGCTGGAGCGCCGGGTGGGTGCCGTAGGTGACGTCCTCGCGGGTGAGGCCGAGGAGAGCGGCCGTGCGCTCCGGTGGCTCCTGCTCCAGGACTCCGTACCAGATCAGGCCCTGGGTGCGCGGCGGCAGGGACTGGAACGCGGTGAGCATGGGCGGGACCGGGCCGGCGGGGCCGGCCGTGTTCAGCACGAGCAGCACGCTCGCGTCGAGGCCCGCCGCGCGCTCGTCCGTCGCCCAGGTCCCGGCCGACCGGGCGGTCAGCAGCAGGAGTTGGTGGCGCCAGGGGACGCCGGGGTCGATGCCGCGGGCCGTCTGGCGGGCCGCGAGGGTGAAGGACTGGGCCGCCAACTGCCGTGCCATGGAGTGGTTCGGGGTGCACAGACCGGCGTAGGCGAGGACGTGCGCGTGATGGCGGGTGCGCAGTTCCTGGAGTGCCGTGTACGCGGTGGACGTGTCGGAGCGCAGCAGTTCGGTCAGTCGCGCGTCGGACGCGCCCTCGTGCATGCCCCCGCCACGGTCCCCACGATCGTCGGACCGAGCCATCCCCCATGCCTCCTTGCGGCCGTGCGACCCGCTCGGACTTCTGTCCTACCGGCGGGTATGACGGCTCATAGTGGAGGAAGGGGAGCCCTGGGGAAAGGGTTTCTGTGGGTAACCCGTGAGCAGCCGGTGAAAGATCCGATCGAATCCGAACGCACCGTGCCCGAACGCACTGTGCCCGGTGCCCTGCCGACAGAATTCGGCGGGGTACCGGGCACAGTGCGGGTCGGCGCGGCGGAGAGGGCGCTCCGCGGCCGGTCACTCCTCGATCGTCAGACCCTTTCTGAGTCTGATCAGGGTCCGCGACAGCAGGCGCGACACATGCATCTGGGAGATGCCGAGTTCCTCGCCGATCTCCGACTGGGTCATGCCCGCGACGAACCTCAGGGAGAGGATCTTCCGGTCCCGCGGCGGGAGTTCGGCGATGAGCGGCTTCAACGACTCGACGTACTCGATGCCCTCGATGCCGTGGTCCTCGTAGCCGATCCGGTCGGCCAGCGCGCCCTCGGCGTCGTCCTCCTCAGGCTGGGCGTCCAGCGACGAGGCGGTGTAGGCGTTCGACGCCGCCATGCCCTCGACGACCTCGTCGTTGGTCAGGCCCAGGCGCTCGGCCAGTTCCGCCACCGTGGGCGCGCGGTCGAGTCGCTGGGCCAGCTCGTCACCGGCCTTGGCCAGGTCGAGCCGCAGCTCCTGAAGCCGGCGCGGCACCCGTACCGACCACGACGTGTCGCGGAAGAAGCGCTTTATCTCGCCGATGATCGTCGGCATCGCGAAGGTGGGGAACTCCACGCCGCGGCTGAGCTCGAAGCGGTCGATCGCCTTGATCAGGCCGATGGTGCCGACCTGGATGATGTCCTCCATCGGCTCGCTGCGCGAGCGGAAGCGGGAGGCGGCGAACTTGACCAGCGCGAGGTTGAGTTCGACGAGCGTGTTGCGGACGTACGAGTATTCGTGGGTCCCTTCCTCCAGCGACTCCAGCCGCTCGAAGAGGGTCTTGGACAGGGCCCGTGCGTCCACCGGCCCCACCTCGTCGTACGGGGGGATGTCCGGAAGCCCGGCGAGTGCGTCGTCGTGGCCCAAGTCATGCCCCAAGTCATTCTCGAAGGCATGCTCGGAACCTGCGTCGCTGCTGCGCTCGATGGGATCCAGCTGTTCCGGTAGGGATGCCGACGTCGCGCTCTGGGTATGCGATGCGTCGAGCCGGGGTGACATGATGTCCTCCATCGTTCTCGGCATATGGCTGCCGAAGCCTGTCGTGCACTGCGGTGTGCGGCGCCTCCAAGCCGGCCGAGTCGGTTACGTGTCTCTACTAGCCCTACCCGCTTTCCCGAGCCCACCGCAAGTGCGCTCTGGTCCGAAATGTCCGATTCTGTGTAGATGTTCGGGTGTTGGAGGGCGTAGGGAAGGCGTAGTGTTCGAGAGCGTCAGTCAGCAGCCACGACGTCGGGAGTGAGACACGGCATGGACCGCGGGACGGTCGGCAGCGCACAGTCTGGCCGACTTCTGGTCGAGGTGCGGGAAGAGGGCTCCAGTGCCGTCGTGACCCCGGCGGGTGAGTTGGATCACCACACCGCCGATTTGTTGCGTGAGCCACTCGAGGACTGCCTCGACAAAGGCTTCAGTCGGCTGGTCGTCGACTGCTCGCGGCTCGAGTTCTGTGACTCCACGGGGTTGAACGTGCTGCTCGGGGCGCGCCTGAAAGCGGAGGCGGCCGGGGGCGGGGTGCATCTCGCGGGCATGCTGCCCGTGGTCGCCCGAGTGTTCGAGATCACAGGGGCCGAGGCCGTCTTCACGGTCCACGACTCGCTCGAAGCCGCGCTGGCCGACGGATCCGGCGGCGCCGGCTGACCCCGCACGTCAGCCGCTGCATCAGACGTCACATCATTCGGCCCGAATACAGGGGTGTTCCCTCGGCCGGGTCGGGCAGGAGACATCCTGAACCTGTCGGCTGTGACGTCGGCCACCGGGGGTGGGGGGACTGTGACCGACGTATCGGGCAAGGAACGTGTAACGACGTACTGACTCCGCGTACTGACTTCTGAATCGTGTGAACGTTGAACTGGTGAATCGGTGAGGTGAAGCGCTGATGAGCACCACCCGGCCTTTCCCGCCGGGCGACCGCGGCCCTGAGCCCAGCGGCGCTTCCGGGGCGTCCGAGGAGGGCGTGTCAGGGGCGGGAACGTCCGACGGGGGCGCCGTGCCGGCCCTGCGGCCCAGCGGGCCCGAGGCGTCCGCCGAGGCCGCGACGGGGCGCCAGGTCCGCCGACTGGCCTTCGAGGGCCAGAGCGGGGTCGTACCGCTCGCCCGGGACTTCGCCCGGCAGGCTCTGTACGCCTGGGGCTGGCTGCCCGCCGCCACCGCCGACCAGCGGGCCGCGGCCGAGGATGTGCTGCTCGTGGTCTCCGAGCTGGTCACCAACGCCTGTCTGCACGCCGAGGGCCCGGACGAGATGTGGATCGCCTGCGACAACAAGGTCATCCGCCTCGAGGTCTCCGACAAGGGCACCGGCCAGCCGGCGCCGCGCACCCCGCACCGCGCGGGGCGCCCCGGCGGCCATGGCATGTTCATCGTGCAGCGGCTGTGCCTGGACTGGGGCGTCATGCGCACGCCGGGAGTCGCGGGCAAGACGGTGTGGGCGGAGCTCGGCGCCCCGGCGTAAATCGTTTTTGCTGGGAGGGGCCCGGCGGGCCTCCTCCGTCATCATGCGCCCGCCTGCGCCCCGAGGGGCCACCCGGGCTGGAGCGCACACCGTGCTCGACCCACCGGCCGGCCGCTCCCCGCGATCTTGAAGCCTGACTCAGAAGTCCGACCCCGAAGTCCGACCCCGAAGTCCGACCCCGAACCCCGACCCGGGTTACCCAGGGTCACCCCCTCCACTCGGTGCACTCCGGATCGCCACAACTCCGGCGTGCGCCGTGTCTTCCTTCCTCAAGGCCCCAGGCGTACCTTGACGGCCGATCTGATATGCCGTCAGGAATGAGGGGACCGTGTCGAAGCAGAAGCGAACCGCCGCGCTCGCGACCGCCGCGGCCCTGGCCGGCTCGGCGGTGCTGATGGCCGCCCCCGCGGCCCGGGCCGAGGTCGTCGACGTCAACTACGCCTGCAAGACGCCGATCGGCGACAAGAGCGCCGTCTCGCCCATCGACATCAAGGGCGTCAAGAGCGGCGGCGGCTACAAGATCACCATGTCCTGGCAGAAGGGCGTCTCGTCCAGCCCCGTCGAACTCGGCAAGGGCGCGATGAACCCGAGCGCCACCATCAAGCTGGGCGGCGCCGACAGCGGCACCATGAACGTGACCGGCCCGGCCAACCAGGAGGCGATCCCCGCCAACACCCCCATCAAGATCAACGACTTGACGGGCACCTACACCCCGAAGAAGACCGGCGAGGTCACCTTCACCGCGGGTGTCCTCACCATCAAGGCCCTCGGCACGACCACCACGTGCACGCCCACCAACGACCCCGGGCCGTCGCTGAGCCTCGACGTCACGGCGGCGAGCGGTGGCGGCGGAGCCGACAGCGGAACCCAGAGCGGCTCCGGCTCGGGCGACGAGCTTCCGCAGACCGGCCCCGAGGACTCCGCGATCGCCCTCGGCACCCTCGGCGGCACGGTCCTGCTCGCGGGCGCGGCAGGCGCGCTGTGGCTGACCCGCAGGGGGCAGGCAGTACGCCGCTGACCGCCCCGTACTGAGCCGCTGGAGCCGCCGATGTCGTCAGCCGCCCGTGTCCTGTGCCTGCCCCTGCTGCTACCGCTCCTGCTGGCGGCCGCCCCCGCGGCGACCGCCGCCGAGTCCTGGTCCGTCGCGCCCACCGGCGGCGGTCGCCCGTCGTTCTACACCGAGGGCGGGCCCGGCACGGTCCAGCGGGACACGGTGTCCGTGACGAACCGGGGCGAGAAGCCGGTCACCGTACGCCTGCACGGCACCGGCGTCCCCGTCGCCTTCGCCGAGAGCCGGGTGCGGATCCCGGCCCGCACCCGCGCCGAGGTCCCGTTCACGGTGACCGTCCCGACGGGCACGGCCCCCGGCGACCGCTCCGGCGAGATCGTCGCCCGCGACACCGACGGCCGCGCCGAGACCGTCGGGCTCCGCCTGCGCGTCACCGGCCCCGAACTGTCCGCGCTGACCGTCGAGCGGGTGGCGGTGCGCACCGACGGCATCACCTACGAGCTGGTCAACCGCGGCACGACCCCCCTCACCCCGACCCTCGCGGTCCGCGCCGACGGCGTCTTCGGCCGCCTCCTCGACCGCGCCCCGCGCACCCTCCCCGTCGATCTGCCGCCCGGCAGCCGTACCAAGCTCACCGAGCCCTGGCCCGACCGCCCCGCCCTCGACGCGGTCGACGTCCGGCTGACGGTGACGGCGACGGGCGGCGCGCGCGACACGGCACAGGCGTCGGCGCGGTTCGTGGACCGGGGCGCGGTGGCGGGGACCGCAGGGGCGATGGCGGCGGTGGGCGCCCTGTTCGTCGTACGACATCGCAGGCGCCGTGGGCCGGGCGTCGCCGAGGAGCCCCAACGACCGCTGGAACAAGCCGAACTGACGGGAGCGGGGACGTGAGCGCCAAGGTGCGGATCGTGGCGTTGCTGGCCGTGCTGGCGCTGCTGTCGCCGGCGGCGACCGCGTCGGCGGCCGACGACCCGCCCTCCGTGAAGCTGTCCAAGGCCCAGGCGGGGACGGGCGGTTCGATCACCGTGACCGGCGGCGGCTGGCGGCCGCGTGCCCTGCTGATGCTCCTGATCTGCGGCCAGTCCGTGCCGTCGACCGGGGTGACCGGTGGCACCAACTCCTGCGCCAACGCGGACGGCAGGGCCGTGACGACGGACGCCGAGGGCCGCTTCAGCCGGAAGCTGCCGGTGGCCGAGCCGCCCGTGCCGTGCCCGTGCGTGGTGCATGTGGCGACGGTGACCGGAGCGAAGGCCGAGGCCGACGCCATCTTCCAGGTCGCCGGGCACGCGGTCGAGCCGCTGCCCGCGGAGCCGGCGGGCGGCCGCCTGTCGGTGCTCACCGACACCCGGCTGGACGGCTCCAGCGGCCTGCTCACCTGGTTCGGCGCGCCGCCGGCGCGGACGCTGGTCTTCACCGTGGGCAACGTCGGCACCTCCGCCGTCAAGAACCCGCTCTTCCAAGTCGGCACCTCCCACGGCGTGTTCGCCCCGCAGTGGCAGGAGCAGCAGTGGCGCGGCACGATCCAGCCGGGGCGCAAGGCGCGGATCGAGCTGCCGGTGGAGCTCGCCGCCGGGGCGCACGGCGACTACACCGTCTCCCTGAAGTACGGCGGCAAGGTGATGGCCGAACAGCCCTGGGGCGTGGGCCGGCCCTGGGGCGTGACGCTGTTCTGGATCCTGGTCGGCCTGGTCGTCCCGGCGGCGCTGTTCCGCGTCGGGATGGCGGTGGTGGACCGGATACGGCCGCGGCAGCCGGCCCGCCGTCGCGGCCTGCGCCTGCCCGAAGTCGCCCTTCGACTGCCGGGGTTGAGGCCCCGGGAAGAGGCGAGGCACGCGGCTTCCCCCTCCTCGACCCTGCCGTGGTTCGCCCCGGACAACGACCCGGGTACGGCCGGCCGGCTCTCCGCACCGCACGACGACAGCCCGACGAGTCCTACGACTCCGACCAGGAAGGGACCCCCGTGAGCAAGCGAAGGAGAGTCATACCGGCCATGCCCGGGAGAGCGAGTGCGGCGGGCGTCGCCCTGATGCTCGGCGGCGCGGGCGTCCTGCTCGGCGTGTCCGCCGGGACCGCCCAGGCGGCGGAGGTGGCGTACGCGACCGAGTGCATCCCGCCCGCCATCTCCGGGCTGCCGCCGGTCCAGGGCACCACGAAGGTGGAGGTCACCGCGCCCGCCGAGGCGAAGGTCGGCGACGAGGTGGAGATCGTCTGGAAGTTCGTCCAGGCGGCGTCCAAGAACCCCGACATCCTCGACCTGGGCGAGAACACCGTCCGGCCGACGGGAACCCTGAAGGCGGCCGGCGCGCAGACGGCGGACGTCGCCATGGAGGGCCCCCGGGAGAACCCGCCGATCCCCAAGGGCAGCGACATGAAGCTGTCCGACATGAAGGGCAAGCTGAAGCTGACGGCGCCGGGCGAGGTGACGCTGACGCCGGACGCGTACGACATCAACGTCAACCAGCCGATCTCCACGGACACCAAGTGCTCGCCGAAGGAGACGGTGCAGAAGGCGGCGACGATCAAGGTGACGGACGGGAGCGGAGGCTCGGGCGGCACGACCGGCGGACTGCCCACGGTCGTGCCGACCCTGCCGACGAGCGTGCCGACCGGCCTGCCCACGGGCTCCTCCGATCCGACGCCGAGTGAGAGCGAGACGGGCGGCACGGACACCGGCGGCACGAGTGCCGGCGGCACCAGCACCGGTGGCGGCGACGGCGGCCAGACCGACTTCACCGGCAAGGAGGTCCAGGTCCCCTACGAGTGCAAGACGCCCATCGGCGACAAGGAGGCGACCTCGCCGGTCCAGATCGACGCCAAGAAGAACGGCGGCGGCTTCGACCTGACGGTCCAGTTCAAGAAGTCGGTGATGGACAGCCCCGCCGACATCCCCAAGGACTCGGTCAAGCCGTCGATGGAGGTCGTCCTGGGCGGCGCGGACAAGGGCACGGTCCATGTCGAGGGCCCGACCAACTCCGAGGCCATCAAGGCGGGCGACCCGATCGAGATCCCCGACCTCAAGGGCACCTACAAGCCGGGCGCGAGCGGCGAGTCGACCCTGTCGCCGGGCGTGCTGACGGTGAAGGCCCTGGGTACGACGACGACCTGCACGCCCACGAAGACCGAGGTCTCCCTGACCCTGGACACCACGGAACAGGCGAGCGGCGCGTCCGGCGGCGGCTCGACCGGCGGTTCGGCGGGAGG
It encodes:
- a CDS encoding PIN domain-containing protein; the protein is MIILDHTAVLALCRGHRLLSGLAVVEVDDPARRAHVPALCLVAAGLERPGVAAHVGALPGLEFLPLDFAGTAAVEQVVSAGLDWPFGHAVYAAASDTVEGRILTATPEAYDGTGVWVVDIGKP
- a CDS encoding RICIN domain-containing protein — translated: MARSDDRGDRGGGMHEGASDARLTELLRSDTSTAYTALQELRTRHHAHVLAYAGLCTPNHSMARQLAAQSFTLAARQTARGIDPGVPWRHQLLLLTARSAGTWATDERAAGLDASVLLVLNTAGPAGPVPPMLTAFQSLPPRTQGLIWYGVLEQEPPERTAALLGLTREDVTYGTHPALQQLSRACLRARLAASDDLACRDFGRLIEESVRPDSPRDSTDLRAHMARCPHCTTAYEELSALRDTPRTALAEGLLPWGGTAYAAGGAAQTAERVAGGLAAGRGRPLDRRRVVLVSAALGAALVAFLATQGDTSSPDPVGAASTAASVPPVAVTVTTTVSATPSASASSPSPSSSPSPSRSSKSPSPTRSSTPTKTARPKPPPSPTYPPGGAYAQVVNVASGLCLDIDGAPANGTNVVMATCTSSRDQRWRVDSARGVLQSYAYPDYCLDSRGSVYRGVGIWTCDSVYGYNGQNLRFWVDSRGVVRPGIALDHALTPGDDKSLSLVRESGREDQRWRAGAS
- a CDS encoding RNA polymerase sigma factor SigF, with amino-acid sequence MEDIMSPRLDASHTQSATSASLPEQLDPIERSSDAGSEHAFENDLGHDLGHDDALAGLPDIPPYDEVGPVDARALSKTLFERLESLEEGTHEYSYVRNTLVELNLALVKFAASRFRSRSEPMEDIIQVGTIGLIKAIDRFELSRGVEFPTFAMPTIIGEIKRFFRDTSWSVRVPRRLQELRLDLAKAGDELAQRLDRAPTVAELAERLGLTNDEVVEGMAASNAYTASSLDAQPEEDDAEGALADRIGYEDHGIEGIEYVESLKPLIAELPPRDRKILSLRFVAGMTQSEIGEELGISQMHVSRLLSRTLIRLRKGLTIEE
- a CDS encoding STAS domain-containing protein, encoding MDRGTVGSAQSGRLLVEVREEGSSAVVTPAGELDHHTADLLREPLEDCLDKGFSRLVVDCSRLEFCDSTGLNVLLGARLKAEAAGGGVHLAGMLPVVARVFEITGAEAVFTVHDSLEAALADGSGGAG
- a CDS encoding ATP-binding protein; translation: MSTTRPFPPGDRGPEPSGASGASEEGVSGAGTSDGGAVPALRPSGPEASAEAATGRQVRRLAFEGQSGVVPLARDFARQALYAWGWLPAATADQRAAAEDVLLVVSELVTNACLHAEGPDEMWIACDNKVIRLEVSDKGTGQPAPRTPHRAGRPGGHGMFIVQRLCLDWGVMRTPGVAGKTVWAELGAPA
- a CDS encoding LPXTG cell wall anchor domain-containing protein produces the protein MSKQKRTAALATAAALAGSAVLMAAPAARAEVVDVNYACKTPIGDKSAVSPIDIKGVKSGGGYKITMSWQKGVSSSPVELGKGAMNPSATIKLGGADSGTMNVTGPANQEAIPANTPIKINDLTGTYTPKKTGEVTFTAGVLTIKALGTTTTCTPTNDPGPSLSLDVTAASGGGGADSGTQSGSGSGDELPQTGPEDSAIALGTLGGTVLLAGAAGALWLTRRGQAVRR
- a CDS encoding COG1470 family protein; amino-acid sequence: MSSAARVLCLPLLLPLLLAAAPAATAAESWSVAPTGGGRPSFYTEGGPGTVQRDTVSVTNRGEKPVTVRLHGTGVPVAFAESRVRIPARTRAEVPFTVTVPTGTAPGDRSGEIVARDTDGRAETVGLRLRVTGPELSALTVERVAVRTDGITYELVNRGTTPLTPTLAVRADGVFGRLLDRAPRTLPVDLPPGSRTKLTEPWPDRPALDAVDVRLTVTATGGARDTAQASARFVDRGAVAGTAGAMAAVGALFVVRHRRRRGPGVAEEPQRPLEQAELTGAGT